GAACGAGAACCTAGCAAGCTCCGAGTATTATCAACAGCTCAGCCTGCACCCAATGGTACAAATGGCCAGCCAAGCTATATCCACTTCCGAAACTCAGGTTGAAATTGCACAGCAGGCTTACCAACCTCAGTTTGGCGTTGAAGTCATGTACGCCTACCGTCAGGCCAACGGTATGATGGGAGAACCTGCATCAGACCTAGTCAGTGCCTATCTGACCATGGACATTCCTCTGTTCACGGGAAACCGTCAGGACAGAAATCTCGCTGCGGCCCAATATCAGGTCGGCGCGGCCAAGTCCCAGAAAGACACGTTACTGGCTCAGATGAATGCCAAAGTCAACGCCTTACTTATCGACCGAACCAATTTAGCCCAACGACTAGAACGGTATCAGTCCACCCTTCTTCCTCAAGCCAACGCACGAATTCGTGCGGTTGAGCGAGGTTATCAGAACAACACGTCTCAGTTTAACGATGTCATTACGGCCTCTGCCGATGAACTTGCTCTGCAACTCGAACAGCAACGTCTGATTGCAGATTTAAACATTGTGAACAGCAACTTAGCTGCCCTACTGGACAGTTTTGATTATCAAGTTGAGCCAGTCACTTTGGCTCAAGGCGAACAAGAATAAGGTATCTGACATGAAAACATTACAAATCGCTGCTATCGCTCTGTTGGTAGGAGGCGCGCTGGGCTATTCCGCTAATCATTTCCTAGCCGGATCTAACATGGGAATGGATGCTAAGGCGGAGTCTGGTTCTTCTGATTCTGCTGAACCTCTCTACTGGGTTGCTCCGATGGACCCGAACTACAAGCGAGATAAGCCCGGTAAGTCACCAATGGGCATGGACTTAATTCCAGTTTACGCCGAAGACATGGCGGGAGGGCAAGATAAACCCGGAACCATTACGATTGATCCTTCGGTAGAAAACAACCTCGGCGTCAAGTCCGAACCCGTAACCCTAGAACCTCTCTCGCCTCGCATTGAAACGGTTGGTTACATTGCGTTTGATGAAAGCCAGCTGTGGCAAACCAACGTACGCGTCGCGGGTTGGGTTGAAAAACTGTTCATCAATGCGATCGGTGAGAAGGTCAACAAAGGCGATGTGCTGTTTACGCTCTATTCACCTGAGTTAGTGAAAGCGCAGGAAGAGCTACTCAATGCCTCTCGAACAGGCCGAACCGGCTTAGTCAAAGGTGCCACTGAACGACTCGTGACACTAGGTGTAGACCGTGCACAGATTAAAGCGATGCTAAAACGCGGTAAAGCGTCACAAACGATTGAAATAAAGGCACCAGCTAACGGTGTGATTGCAAGTTTGAGCATTCGCGAAGGGGGTTATTTGTCACCCGCGCAAGCAGTGATCAGCGCTGGCCCACTGAACAATGTTTGGGTAGACGCAGAAGTGTTCGAACGTCAGGCGCAATGGATTAAAGCTGGCAGTGAAGCTTCAATGACATTAGATGCCATTCCGGGCAACGAATGGCAGGGTAAGGTCGACTACGTCTACCCGATTCTTGATCCTAATACTCGTACTCTGCGCGTCAGACTTAAATTCCCTAACCCAGATGGCGAGCTCAAGCCCAATATGTTCGCCAACATTGCTCTTCAACCTGTTAGCGAAGAGTCAGTACTGACTATTCCTAAATCTGCGGTAATACGCTCTGGCGGCATGGCTCGCATCGTTCTGGCAGAAGGCCAAGGAAAATACCGCTCTGCTCGCATCGAAACAGGCCGTGAAGCCGGAGATCGGGTTGAAGTGTTGCAGGGCTTAACCCAAGACGATCAAGTGGTGACTTCCGCACACTTTATGCTCGACTCTGAATCCAGCCAGTCTGCCGACCTTGCGCGCATTAAT
This DNA window, taken from Vibrio neptunius, encodes the following:
- a CDS encoding efflux RND transporter periplasmic adaptor subunit → MKTLQIAAIALLVGGALGYSANHFLAGSNMGMDAKAESGSSDSAEPLYWVAPMDPNYKRDKPGKSPMGMDLIPVYAEDMAGGQDKPGTITIDPSVENNLGVKSEPVTLEPLSPRIETVGYIAFDESQLWQTNVRVAGWVEKLFINAIGEKVNKGDVLFTLYSPELVKAQEELLNASRTGRTGLVKGATERLVTLGVDRAQIKAMLKRGKASQTIEIKAPANGVIASLSIREGGYLSPAQAVISAGPLNNVWVDAEVFERQAQWIKAGSEASMTLDAIPGNEWQGKVDYVYPILDPNTRTLRVRLKFPNPDGELKPNMFANIALQPVSEESVLTIPKSAVIRSGGMARIVLAEGQGKYRSARIETGREAGDRVEVLQGLTQDDQVVTSAHFMLDSESSQSADLARINGVEPDEETVWAKGEITDVMADHGMLTINHQPVPEWDWPGMVMNFTLAKDVDASAFTTGQSIEFEMQKTESGQYEIVDYKVDDSVVAGELWLQGDISMLMADFGMITLNHLPVAEWNWQAGEMNFSVGDEVDLSGFEEGQRVRFLVERQGADYLLKQLATDEG